ACTTATTTACATTCCACTATTTATAATAATATATTTTTCCTAATTTTCGCCTCTAGTCTATAAATCCTCATAAACCCTATACTGGTAAGGTCAAAAAAGTCAAATAAACTATCCTTAAAGCCTTTACAAAAGCCAGTTTACATTTTAGAAAGCAAAAAATAAGTTTCTAATAAACTTACATAAATAGATTTGCCTTATTAGCAGTTTCTCCAATAAATATTTCCTGATTGAATCTGCCATCTACAATATACTTTTCCCCATCAGCTATGTAATAAATATCACCCAATAATTCCTGATAAACTTCTGGTATCTTTTTTACCTTGTATATAAAATAGTTGACTTTAGAGTTTACCCTGGATAATCTCACCTTTTTTTCAGAATAATCCATTTTATTATCAAATAAAAGACTTTTATATTCTTTCCATATTTCATCTCCCAAGAGCACGTTATTTTTTTCGTCTTCTATTCTTCTTGATAAAAATATAGTATATTTATGCTGGTTATCATCTTCTATGAGCTTCATATATTCTCCTATCTCTTTAAAATTTAAATCTTTTACAATTTTAAGGAAATGCCCATAACCATTTTCATTTAGTTCCTTCTTATTTCTTTCAATCTTGGCTATAACCTTTTCATAATACTTTTCAAAATTCTTTTCTTCTAACAATTTTTGAATTTCTTCACTGGATAACGTAAGTTCCGCTTCTCTTCTCACATCTTTTTTGTATATAACTTTACAATCATCCATTTTAAAAAATTTCACCCTGCCCTCATTAAAGCAGGATCTGTTTATTCTACCCATAAATTGTTCTTCTGCATCTAAAATGGATATATTTTTATAACCTAAATCCATATCAATATCAATTCCAGCTTCAATAATCTGGGTAGCTACTATAATTATTTTCTTGTTTATCTCTTTTGCTTTTTTTATAACTTTATTTCTATCTGATTTATTGTCATCAGAAGTCATTATTACAACTTCGCGCAAGTACTTCTTTGAAAAATTTCTATTCATATAATCAAAGAATTTATCGGCACTTTTCTTAAATATAAATTCAATAAGTATTTTATTATTGCTTTTGCTCTCTTTTTCAATATCTTCTAATAAGTTTTCAAATTGCTCCTCCTGCTCTTCTCCTATATCTATTATTTCAAATTTAACCCTATTTTTAAAAAATGGATTTTTAAAATAATATTCTCTATTTTTTATAAGATACACAAAATTATCACTGCAATTATGTACAAGTTTATTTAATCGTGGAAGAGTAGCTGACATTATTATGATTTTCACATTCAATATTTCAGAATATATATTTAAAAAATTTATTATTTCCTTCCATATTGAGTTTTTATAACTTTGTATTTCATCTAAAATTATTACCGAATTGCATAAATTCACAAGGGGAAATACTTCTTCTCTGCTTGTACCAAAAAAGGAGTTAAATAGATTTATATGAGTTGTTATAACAAAAGGATAATTTATAAAGATTCTGTTTATAAAAGCTTTTGCATAATTCCATTTTTTCTTTGTATTTAAATCCATTACTTCATTACATTCCTCATTTTTATCTTCAGTTTTTATAGGGGTTATGGAATTTATTACGGCTATGTTTTCTTTTATAGAACTATCATTACCAAATATCTTCATAAATTCAATTTCTGTCTGTTCTACCAGCGTATTGAAGGGAAATACATAAAATAACTTATTTATGTTGGAATTTGAGTTAAGTATGAGTTTAGCAAGATTTATGGAGGTTAAGGTTTTCCCCCCTCCTGTAGGTGCTTCAAGGTAATATATGTTTTTATCCCTATTGTCCCTGTAGCTTTTTTCACTTTCAATAGTTATCTCAGATCTTAATTGATTTATACTTATATATTGTCCATCCTTTACTGGATTATTGCTATACTCTCTTATACTTTTAAAAGTACTGTAGCTATCTATATCTTCATTAAATCTATCTTTCAAATCGTCATTTATTATTCCAAGACTATCAACCTTTTCACCACTCATAAATTCAGAAGTTGCATAGTAATCTGATGCTGTGAGAAGAGAAAAAAGAAATTTCGAATATATATAAATTGAAAATTCAAGTTCATTGTTGTGCCTAATACATTCATCTAAATATTCTTTTGAATTATTAAATGAATTACGTATTACCGATTCTCTCAAAGTTGTCATAGTTAAATCAGGATAGTATTCATCTTTATCACAGTCTTCCTGAAAATCTTCCAGTTTCAGCTTGTAGTTTCCCATATTATCAAGATATCCATGGTGTTTTGATATTATGTATCCATTTAAATACATGAAATATTTCAAATAGAGGCTATCTTTTAGTTCAAACTCCATATCTTTAATCCTATTATTAAAATAACTGACATATATATATGAACTTAGAAGAGAGTGCTCTGACCCTCCGTCAGAATTATCTTCATAAAGTTTATTCAACATTTTATTATATTGAAAGGATGGGTTTATCTTTCCCACATCATGCATATAAATTGTATTTACCATCATTTCTTTCCACAGGATAATTACATCTGAATTTTTACTTATTAAAATTTTATCCTGAAAATTTTGAAACACATTATTTAAATTTTTTTCCGCGCAAATAAAATTCATGTATTCATAGGTGAGATTTACGTGCTCCAAAAGTTTTTCTTTCCTCTTTTTATTACTTTTATCCCTATGGGCATACATATGTGATATATTATCAACATTTGACTGAAAGTCAAAAAGCTTTACTCTATCAAAATACAAAATATTTTCCCCCTGATTTTAAAAAAAATATAAATTGTTTTTTTCATCCAAATCCCTATATATATTTACATTTTTGTCATTCAATTTCACCCTCATATTTGTAGCAGTAAAATGCTCAAATCTGTATTGATTTAGTTCCTCATCCAATTCTACCGGAAGATATTCCATATATTTCCATGCCGTATCATCCTCTTCCTCTTGATATTTTTCAACTTGGAAGTATCTGCTTTCAAATAAGCTGTTAATTTTAATATAATTTTCAGATTTCTCTAATTCTACTTCTTTAATTTCAGTAATATCTGCAAAATGATCGTTTTTACCAAGGTAGGGTAAAAATATAGCTTTTTTATGCAGAAGCATATGTGCAAATTTCTCCGTGATTTCATCCACCTTAACATATACCATCCATTTTGGCTCTTGGAGCCACTGTTCTTTTACTACCAGATTTCCCCCGGCCTCAAGGCTTGCATACCCTACAGAATTATTGAAGGTCTGTATCTTTTTTGTTATATACCCTTGGTGGTTTAGCATTACCACAGCTACCTTTGAATCTTTAAGCCTATTGTAAAACTCTGGATATATATTATTTTTAAAGTCTCTGCTTTGACTATTATATCCAGGTAATCCAAGTACACTTCCTATTATCCCGAGCAATGCTATTTTATGTATATTGCCATATGTAAAATAATAATAGGTATTTACATCTGGTTTCTTAAAAAATGCAGTCCTGCCAGAGAGTTTAAACCTAACTGCCTTCATATCTAAACCTCTTTTCTTGTAAATATATTGAACACTGTAGCTCCTTGTGGCATATTCTCTACTTTTAATTTATAATCATTATAATAAATTTCTATATTTTTTATACTGTCTTTAATCCCCTCCAACACCTGGTCTAAATTAAGTTTAAGAATACATTTACCATCAACTTTATCAAAATCCATAAATTGAGTTAAATTAGGAAGATATGTTTTCTCATCTGTCTCCACAAATAACGCAAACTCATTTTCACAGCCTGCCTTTGCATTGGTATTAAGTGCTGTAGCCCCTATAAGTGCTCCCTCTTTAAATTTTTTATAATCTTCTTCTGTATAACCATCTGTAAGTCCCATTTGAACATAATCTTTATAGGAAATAGGATTTATGTAAAAGGGATAAAGGTAATGTGCCTCATCACTTACAATCTTGGTTCCAAGGGTGCTTTGATTTGCCTCTTTTGCCTCTTCCTTTGTATTGGATTTTTTGTCGCTTCTAAAGGGGGACAATATTTGCTGTTCCTCGGAATTTGAAGGTTTGTGCACATTAAATCCCTGTCCAA
This window of the Clostridium kluyveri DSM 555 genome carries:
- the cas5b gene encoding type I-B CRISPR-associated protein Cas5b, which gives rise to MKAVRFKLSGRTAFFKKPDVNTYYYFTYGNIHKIALLGIIGSVLGLPGYNSQSRDFKNNIYPEFYNRLKDSKVAVVMLNHQGYITKKIQTFNNSVGYASLEAGGNLVVKEQWLQEPKWMVYVKVDEITEKFAHMLLHKKAIFLPYLGKNDHFADITEIKEVELEKSENYIKINSLFESRYFQVEKYQEEEDDTAWKYMEYLPVELDEELNQYRFEHFTATNMRVKLNDKNVNIYRDLDEKNNLYFF
- a CDS encoding type I CRISPR-associated protein Cas7, which gives rise to MNRIYGVIGIKAIMANWNADFSGYPKTIGDGSIFGSDKALKYSIKKYWDDLGEKILYIKSFKTDKDKIRPRSLEERYNQVFDTTLTKKDKSEDVIKNLFSTLDVKSFGATFAEEGNNISITGAVQIGQGFNVHKPSNSEEQQILSPFRSDKKSNTKEEAKEANQSTLGTKIVSDEAHYLYPFYINPISYKDYVQMGLTDGYTEEDYKKFKEGALIGATALNTNAKAGCENEFALFVETDEKTYLPNLTQFMDFDKVDGKCILKLNLDQVLEGIKDSIKNIEIYYNDYKLKVENMPQGATVFNIFTRKEV
- a CDS encoding CRISPR-associated helicase/endonuclease Cas3, whose amino-acid sequence is MYFDRVKLFDFQSNVDNISHMYAHRDKSNKKRKEKLLEHVNLTYEYMNFICAEKNLNNVFQNFQDKILISKNSDVIILWKEMMVNTIYMHDVGKINPSFQYNKMLNKLYEDNSDGGSEHSLLSSYIYVSYFNNRIKDMEFELKDSLYLKYFMYLNGYIISKHHGYLDNMGNYKLKLEDFQEDCDKDEYYPDLTMTTLRESVIRNSFNNSKEYLDECIRHNNELEFSIYIYSKFLFSLLTASDYYATSEFMSGEKVDSLGIINDDLKDRFNEDIDSYSTFKSIREYSNNPVKDGQYISINQLRSEITIESEKSYRDNRDKNIYYLEAPTGGGKTLTSINLAKLILNSNSNINKLFYVFPFNTLVEQTEIEFMKIFGNDSSIKENIAVINSITPIKTEDKNEECNEVMDLNTKKKWNYAKAFINRIFINYPFVITTHINLFNSFFGTSREEVFPLVNLCNSVIILDEIQSYKNSIWKEIINFLNIYSEILNVKIIIMSATLPRLNKLVHNCSDNFVYLIKNREYYFKNPFFKNRVKFEIIDIGEEQEEQFENLLEDIEKESKSNNKILIEFIFKKSADKFFDYMNRNFSKKYLREVVIMTSDDNKSDRNKVIKKAKEINKKIIIVATQIIEAGIDIDMDLGYKNISILDAEEQFMGRINRSCFNEGRVKFFKMDDCKVIYKKDVRREAELTLSSEEIQKLLEEKNFEKYYEKVIAKIERNKKELNENGYGHFLKIVKDLNFKEIGEYMKLIEDDNQHKYTIFLSRRIEDEKNNVLLGDEIWKEYKSLLFDNKMDYSEKKVRLSRVNSKVNYFIYKVKKIPEVYQELLGDIYYIADGEKYIVDGRFNQEIFIGETANKANLFM